Proteins encoded within one genomic window of Calonectris borealis chromosome 1, bCalBor7.hap1.2, whole genome shotgun sequence:
- the NOPCHAP1 gene encoding NOP protein chaperone 1 isoform X2, whose product MAGDGGAAGPAASRELLAVGRRGGLEETLLISSKCSSKKATTLQTVRMPRSNVLDRVQSFLPQMAHANDELRRKMVTAPAHQFDIENLDSATEKVIEMNVAVVELSDSDTDEEILTSEDDSESEDDCITDEVTIDNIKFPKQKGEKGKIEILDSKVNE is encoded by the exons ATGGCGGGGGACGGCGGagcggcgggcccggccgcctCTCGGGAGTTGCTGGCCGTGGGGCGCCGAGGAG GGCTGGAAGAAACTTTGTTGATTAGTTCAAAATGTAGCAGCAAGAAGGCCACAACTTTACAGACAGTGAGGATGCCAAGGAGTAATG ttttggacCGAGTACAGAGCTTTTTACCACAGATGGCCCATGCAAATGATGAGCTAAGAAGAAAAATGGTAACGGCACCAGCTCATCAGTTTGATATTGAAAATCTAGACAGTGCAACAGAAAAAGTTATAGAAATG aatgtgGCTGTAGTTGAACTGAGTGATTCTGATACAGATGAAGAGATACTAACTTCAGAAGATGACTCGGAATCTGAAGATGACTGTATAACTGATGAAGTGACAATAGACAACATTAAGTTTCCTaaacaaaagggagaaaagggcaaAATAGAAATTTTGGACAGCAAAGTGAATGagtaa
- the NOPCHAP1 gene encoding NOP protein chaperone 1 isoform X1 — protein sequence MIGSSACVAHRLFEETLEAGEDIPFLRGRERVLDRVQSFLPQMAHANDELRRKMVTAPAHQFDIENLDSATEKVIEMNVAVVELSDSDTDEEILTSEDDSESEDDCITDEVTIDNIKFPKQKGEKGKIEILDSKVNE from the exons ATGATTGGCTCATCTGCATGTGTGGCGCACAGATTATTTGAAGAAACTCTGGAGGCAGGTGAAGATATTCCCTTCCTCCGCGGGAGGGAAAGGG ttttggacCGAGTACAGAGCTTTTTACCACAGATGGCCCATGCAAATGATGAGCTAAGAAGAAAAATGGTAACGGCACCAGCTCATCAGTTTGATATTGAAAATCTAGACAGTGCAACAGAAAAAGTTATAGAAATG aatgtgGCTGTAGTTGAACTGAGTGATTCTGATACAGATGAAGAGATACTAACTTCAGAAGATGACTCGGAATCTGAAGATGACTGTATAACTGATGAAGTGACAATAGACAACATTAAGTTTCCTaaacaaaagggagaaaagggcaaAATAGAAATTTTGGACAGCAAAGTGAATGagtaa